Proteins from a genomic interval of Bdellovibrionales bacterium:
- a CDS encoding host attachment protein, giving the protein MPNKNAWILVADESHAKVFRLISLTQGIKFVKGLEFPEGRDKIHEFTAERPTLKGYTRTHKHTTGTEVDIERQLAQRFSKAIAEVLEKSRCKSDFESLILVAPPKFLGELRNSLTEETKKLVRGSLNKEMTLAPEVEIFSAVKDLF; this is encoded by the coding sequence ATGCCAAATAAAAATGCCTGGATTCTGGTTGCTGACGAAAGCCATGCGAAGGTGTTTCGTCTTATATCGCTTACGCAAGGGATAAAGTTTGTAAAAGGTCTCGAATTCCCGGAGGGCCGCGACAAGATACATGAATTCACGGCGGAGCGACCGACCCTTAAGGGCTACACGCGGACTCACAAACACACGACAGGAACAGAGGTTGATATCGAACGCCAGTTGGCGCAGCGGTTCTCAAAGGCCATTGCAGAAGTTTTGGAAAAAAGCCGATGTAAATCTGACTTTGAGAGTCTCATACTGGTTGCTCCTCCAAAATTTTTGGGAGAATTGCGTAACAGCCTCACCGAAGAGACTAAAAAATTGGTTCGTGGAAGCTTAAACAAAGAAATGACTCTAGCTCCGGAAGTTGAGATTTTCTCGGCAGTGAAGGACCTTTTTTAG
- a CDS encoding site-specific integrase: MASTSRYSLNKNKYLLDPEFERLEYLLKSHLKRDPRNCVLLFLALNTGARATELLNLGQKDINVYESSLFIKGIKGSNDREIPLPHWLFGELQQLAARAPDRERLFPIGYNRFRQIWDLYRPVPKKLHSLRHTFAIRLYRKTKDLRLLQVALGHRNITNTMVYADYLYSQQELRKLIL; this comes from the coding sequence ATGGCAAGCACATCACGCTATTCACTCAACAAGAATAAGTACCTTCTTGATCCTGAATTTGAAAGGCTAGAGTATTTACTCAAAAGCCATTTAAAGAGAGACCCACGCAACTGTGTATTGCTTTTTTTGGCCTTAAATACGGGAGCTAGAGCCACCGAGCTGCTCAATCTCGGCCAGAAAGATATCAATGTTTACGAATCTAGTCTTTTTATCAAGGGGATAAAGGGCAGCAATGACCGAGAGATCCCACTGCCGCATTGGCTATTTGGGGAGCTCCAACAACTGGCTGCCAGGGCTCCTGACAGAGAAAGACTATTTCCCATTGGCTACAACAGATTTCGGCAGATATGGGATCTCTATCGGCCCGTCCCCAAAAAACTTCACTCCCTGCGGCACACATTTGCCATCAGGCTTTATCGAAAAACAAAGGACTTGCGACTCCTACAGGTTGCCCTCGGCCACCGCAATATTACAAATACAATGGTCTACGCTGACTATTTGTATTCCCAGCAGGAGCTGAGAAAACTCATTCTCTAG
- a CDS encoding IS4 family transposase → MAQNTVFGQVVKLIPRTQFESFVNKHEGDHGVRSLDCWTWFGALLFGQLTGHDSIRSIERVFAKNDSKIKKLGFNAVCKSTLADANKSRPLEILENTFSYLLRKAQQLAPKNSFRFNGHISVLDSSSISLSLKLMPWSQQTRTVGGVKLHAAIDLAGDLPEVIVLEPARIQDLRVARKEFKFKKGTTVIFDKGYSDFEWFRDLNDAGVFFVTRLKTSIKFKVAKSRVTDRTRGHICDQEIYFNGPVAKRKMRSKTKLRRISYRDPDTGKKLIFLTNRFDLATQTICDLYKARWKVELFFKTLKQNLKIKKFLGNSFHAVKAQIWVALIAYLMVQIWRFMLKTRISIPDAMAVIGTLILLKEPLKRLLGSMPRKTRHPPDKQLMLPI, encoded by the coding sequence TTGGCACAAAATACTGTTTTTGGACAAGTAGTCAAATTAATCCCGCGCACGCAGTTCGAATCTTTTGTAAACAAGCACGAGGGTGATCATGGTGTCAGATCACTCGATTGTTGGACCTGGTTTGGGGCATTGCTTTTTGGCCAGCTCACTGGCCACGACTCGATTCGCTCTATCGAGAGAGTTTTTGCAAAAAATGATTCAAAGATAAAAAAACTTGGATTCAATGCCGTTTGCAAAAGCACCTTGGCCGATGCAAATAAAAGTAGGCCTCTCGAGATTTTGGAAAATACTTTCAGTTACTTACTAAGGAAGGCGCAACAGCTTGCTCCAAAAAATAGTTTTCGATTTAATGGCCATATCTCCGTTCTGGATTCGTCCTCGATCAGTTTAAGTTTAAAACTTATGCCATGGTCACAGCAAACCCGCACCGTTGGTGGCGTTAAGCTTCATGCTGCAATCGATTTGGCCGGAGATTTACCCGAGGTCATCGTTTTAGAACCCGCTCGTATTCAGGATTTGCGTGTCGCTCGAAAAGAGTTCAAATTTAAAAAGGGCACTACCGTTATCTTTGATAAAGGCTATTCCGATTTTGAGTGGTTTCGCGATCTGAACGACGCCGGAGTTTTCTTCGTTACCAGATTGAAAACCAGCATTAAATTTAAAGTCGCTAAATCCAGAGTCACGGACCGAACACGAGGGCACATTTGCGATCAAGAAATTTATTTCAACGGTCCCGTCGCTAAGCGAAAAATGCGGTCAAAAACAAAGCTACGACGGATCAGCTACCGCGATCCGGACACGGGAAAAAAACTTATCTTTCTAACAAACCGCTTCGATCTCGCGACGCAGACGATCTGTGACCTATACAAAGCCAGGTGGAAAGTGGAACTTTTCTTTAAAACTCTAAAGCAAAACCTGAAAATTAAAAAATTCCTTGGAAATAGCTTCCACGCTGTGAAAGCGCAGATTTGGGTCGCGTTAATTGCGTATTTGATGGTTCAGATTTGGCGCTTCATGCTGAAGACCAGAATCAGCATCCCCGATGCCATGGCGGTGATTGGGACATTGATCCTTTTAAAAGAGCCACTAAAGCGACTCTTAGGGTCGATGCCACGTAAAACCCGCCACCCGCCTGACAAACAACTGATGCTGCCTATCTAA
- a CDS encoding Glu/Leu/Phe/Val dehydrogenase: MLSFELIEKHGDHEEVIFCHNKEVGLKAIIAIHNTALGPALGGTRMWDYANEEEALIDVLRLSKGMTYKASAAGLNLGGGKAVILGDPKKHKSEGIFRAFGAYVNSLNGKYITAEDVGTTVHDMEYIFMETPYVTGIPKALGGSGDPSPYTAHGTLMGIRAAVKYKLGVDSLSGVRVAVQGLGNVGSHLVEYLVKEGAVVTIADIDKDRAKKISLRFNLSVIDPKEIVTSECDVFAPCAMGAVINDQSLSKLKCKIVAGGANNQLAEYRHGDALMEMGILYAPDYVINAGGLMNVFVELEGYSSERSFEKTNQVYDNLINVFQIARNDNIATHRAADRLAEARIRCIGGLKQHHHGRTSRPFSTLKEMTNRQK, from the coding sequence ATGTTGAGCTTTGAGTTAATTGAAAAGCACGGGGACCATGAAGAGGTCATTTTCTGCCATAACAAGGAAGTGGGCTTGAAGGCTATCATTGCCATTCATAATACAGCTCTAGGCCCTGCACTTGGCGGGACGCGAATGTGGGATTATGCCAATGAGGAAGAGGCTCTTATAGATGTCCTTCGTTTATCAAAAGGAATGACGTACAAAGCTTCCGCTGCTGGCTTGAATCTGGGTGGAGGCAAGGCCGTCATCTTAGGAGACCCCAAAAAGCATAAAAGCGAAGGTATTTTTAGAGCTTTTGGAGCTTATGTGAATTCCCTCAACGGAAAGTACATTACGGCTGAGGATGTCGGAACAACGGTTCATGACATGGAATATATTTTCATGGAAACCCCTTATGTCACGGGAATCCCTAAAGCTCTCGGAGGCTCAGGTGATCCAAGCCCCTACACAGCACATGGCACACTCATGGGAATCAGAGCAGCCGTGAAGTATAAGTTGGGTGTGGATTCTCTTTCGGGTGTGAGAGTTGCCGTACAGGGGCTGGGCAATGTGGGATCCCACCTAGTTGAGTACCTCGTAAAAGAGGGCGCTGTGGTCACAATTGCTGACATAGACAAGGATCGAGCAAAAAAAATATCCTTAAGATTTAACCTTTCTGTCATCGATCCCAAAGAGATCGTGACCAGCGAATGCGATGTTTTCGCACCCTGCGCCATGGGTGCCGTTATCAATGATCAAAGTCTGTCCAAGCTAAAGTGCAAGATCGTGGCTGGCGGCGCTAACAATCAGCTCGCAGAGTATCGGCATGGGGACGCCCTCATGGAAATGGGTATTTTGTACGCTCCTGACTACGTGATCAATGCAGGCGGCTTGATGAATGTTTTTGTAGAGCTCGAGGGGTATTCTTCGGAACGTTCATTTGAGAAGACAAATCAGGTGTATGACAATTTGATCAACGTTTTTCAAATAGCTAGAAACGATAATATTGCTACGCATCGAGCAGCCGATCGCCTCGCAGAGGCCCGAATTCGATGCATCGGAGGATTGAAGCAGCACCATCACGGCCGCACTTCACGACCCTTTTCAACTTTAAAGGAAATGACAAATAGACAAAAATAG